A portion of the Arcobacter sp. F155 genome contains these proteins:
- a CDS encoding energy transducer TonB: protein MSRYFSSFFITTILYTALFGAIFFSFNEFKVVDKKVEEKKISLNFVNIQKQEKQEKQKVQEKKPKKEAVKKVEKKKELVKKQEKKTITKPKKIVKQNSKKEETTPIKKVVKKTVKKVEAKIEEQEVAEKKVYNYEQEFLHKNLLLIQKQIQKHIKYSSRAKRLNIQGEVLVRFKLTSSGIQGDIVTLSGHRLLRKSTIKAIYEASSYFPKVSKDITIKLPIVYKLI, encoded by the coding sequence ATGAGTAGATATTTTTCATCTTTTTTTATTACTACCATACTTTATACAGCTTTATTTGGGGCTATTTTCTTTAGTTTTAATGAGTTTAAAGTTGTAGATAAAAAAGTAGAAGAAAAGAAAATATCTTTAAACTTTGTAAATATTCAAAAACAAGAAAAGCAAGAAAAACAAAAAGTACAAGAAAAAAAACCTAAAAAAGAAGCAGTTAAAAAAGTAGAAAAGAAAAAAGAGCTTGTAAAAAAACAAGAGAAAAAAACTATAACTAAACCTAAAAAAATAGTAAAACAAAACTCTAAAAAAGAAGAAACTACTCCTATAAAAAAAGTAGTTAAAAAAACAGTTAAAAAAGTTGAAGCGAAAATAGAAGAACAAGAAGTAGCTGAAAAAAAAGTATATAACTATGAGCAAGAGTTTTTACATAAAAACTTATTACTTATTCAAAAACAGATTCAAAAACATATAAAATATTCATCAAGAGCAAAAAGATTAAATATCCAAGGGGAAGTTTTAGTAAGATTTAAATTAACAAGTAGTGGTATTCAAGGAGATATTGTGACTTTAAGTGGTCATCGACTTCTTAGAAAAAGTACTATAAAAGCTATTTATGAAGCTTCATCATATTTTCCAAAAGTAAGTAAAGATATAACTATAAAGCTTCCTATTGTTTATAAGCTTATATAA
- the purU gene encoding formyltetrahydrofolate deformylase, which translates to MKDYILLINTHDSKGLVYNVSKILFANNLNIETNAEFVDKDTNKFFMRTVISGDVNRDLLLKELTEALPENSIIKLNQKSKKDIVILATKESHVLGDLLIRYIDGELDANIKAVIANHEYLKDLVEKFDIPFHCISAEDMDREAHEDLVIEQIKEYNPELIVLAKYMRILTPKFVNSFPQQVLNIHHSFLPAFIGANPYKQAHHRGVKIIGATAHYVTDDLDEGPIIFQDVVNVDHSYSWQDMRRAGRNVEKIVLSNALQLLLEDRVFVYENKTVVL; encoded by the coding sequence ATGAAAGATTACATACTTTTAATTAATACTCATGACTCTAAGGGACTTGTATACAATGTCTCTAAAATCCTTTTTGCAAATAACTTAAACATAGAAACAAATGCTGAATTTGTTGATAAAGATACAAATAAATTTTTTATGAGAACAGTTATTTCAGGAGATGTAAATAGAGATTTACTTTTAAAAGAGTTAACTGAGGCACTACCTGAAAACTCAATAATCAAATTAAATCAGAAATCTAAAAAAGATATCGTAATTTTAGCTACAAAAGAGTCTCACGTTTTAGGAGACTTACTTATTAGATATATTGATGGTGAACTTGATGCAAATATCAAAGCTGTAATTGCTAACCATGAGTATTTAAAAGATTTAGTAGAGAAGTTTGATATTCCATTTCACTGTATTAGTGCAGAAGATATGGATAGAGAGGCTCATGAAGACTTAGTAATTGAACAAATCAAAGAGTATAATCCAGAACTAATTGTACTTGCAAAATATATGAGAATTTTAACACCTAAGTTTGTTAATAGTTTCCCTCAACAAGTATTAAATATTCACCATTCTTTCTTACCTGCGTTTATTGGAGCAAATCCATATAAACAAGCACATCATAGAGGTGTAAAAATTATTGGAGCTACAGCACATTATGTTACTGATGATTTAGATGAAGGTCCAATTATTTTCCAAGATGTTGTAAATGTTGACCACTCTTACTCTTGGCAAGATATGAGAAGAGCAGGTAGAAATGTAGAAAAGATTGTATTATCAAATGCTTTACAGCTTCTTTTAGAAGATAGAGTATTTGTTTATGAAAATAAAACGGTGGTTTTATAA
- a CDS encoding response regulator transcription factor: protein MIKILILEDDELFLETLEDFLCDEGFAVKCAKDGEEVLDYCFEEKYDLYLLDINVPKISGIDLLKRLREANDTTPTIYLTSHKDKDMLTKGFLSGCDDYLKKPVDLDELLLRINSLLKRSGKFKEQIELIDDLVFDVKNRRLLKAQEDLNLTSKVIDLLELFLEQKEAIVTKEMIINRLWSYNEDYSEGSIRVYINSLKKIFGKDSIKNLKGIGYKFEL from the coding sequence TTGATAAAGATTTTGATTTTAGAAGATGATGAGCTTTTTTTAGAGACCCTAGAGGACTTCCTATGTGATGAGGGTTTTGCAGTAAAATGTGCAAAAGATGGGGAAGAGGTTTTAGACTACTGTTTTGAAGAAAAATATGATTTATATTTACTTGATATAAATGTTCCAAAAATTAGTGGAATAGATTTATTAAAAAGACTTAGAGAAGCCAATGATACAACACCTACAATATATTTAACTTCTCATAAAGATAAAGATATGCTAACAAAAGGCTTTTTAAGTGGTTGTGATGATTATTTAAAGAAACCTGTTGATTTAGATGAGTTATTACTTAGAATAAACTCTTTGTTAAAAAGAAGTGGAAAATTTAAAGAACAAATAGAATTAATTGATGATTTAGTATTTGATGTAAAAAATAGAAGACTATTAAAAGCCCAAGAGGATTTAAATCTTACAAGTAAAGTTATTGACTTATTAGAGCTATTTTTAGAACAAAAAGAAGCAATAGTTACAAAAGAGATGATTATAAATAGACTTTGGTCATATAATGAAGACTATAGTGAAGGTTCTATTCGTGTTTATATAAATAGTTTAAAAAAGATATTTGGAAAAGATTCAATAAAGAACTTAAAAGGAATAGGGTACAAATTTGAACTTTAA
- a CDS encoding Na/Pi cotransporter family protein produces MVKKTLIILLVLITAFYVISEDNIKIILSGIAIFLIGMHFMEDGFKLFSGGTLEKILEKFTSTKVRALTTGFITTSIVQSSSLISVIVISFLSVELISLAKGIAIIFGANLGSTTTAWIVSSFGLKLKISVYAMPMIIFGVMFRFSKNNTYVGLGNILLGLGFIFLGISYMKEGFDTLKDSIDLAAYSVGGYLGIFIYILIGAVSTVVIQSSSATMAIIITALAGANILYIDALALAIGANVGTTVTAVLGSLTSNENGKRLAFAHFIFNISTGLIAVVLIYTLRDLVEILSPLLGIAQDNYTMKLALFHTIFNLLGIIALFPFINYIVKLAEKFITDKYQKSSKPLYLAEANVKIPYNAMVSIQKETIRLYDNAQKAILHALSVHTSQLNTKDDIKKVVNQYTKIDTNLDDIYQKELKSLYSDIIEYALISQQNMTKEQSKYVTDLKQISSIIIQTLKDTRDIQKNINFYLNSKNEHIKEEYRFIKEEIVTFIFEVNQLKKEFESDSVTDELEVSTQIQVDKERLQNLDVIHNGRIDSLIKEEKITSKMATSVINDTSNAYTICSNLLTIANTLFIRDNKLRELGEEDEVK; encoded by the coding sequence ATGGTTAAAAAAACGTTAATTATACTATTAGTGCTTATTACAGCATTTTATGTTATTTCAGAAGATAATATCAAAATCATACTTTCTGGTATTGCTATTTTCCTAATTGGTATGCACTTTATGGAAGATGGTTTTAAACTATTTTCCGGTGGAACATTAGAAAAAATCTTAGAAAAATTTACTAGTACAAAAGTAAGAGCTTTAACTACAGGTTTTATTACAACTTCTATAGTACAAAGTTCTTCATTAATTTCTGTAATCGTAATCTCTTTCTTATCAGTTGAATTAATAAGTTTAGCAAAAGGTATCGCTATAATCTTTGGTGCAAATCTTGGTAGTACTACAACTGCTTGGATTGTTTCATCATTTGGGTTAAAACTTAAAATATCTGTTTATGCTATGCCTATGATTATCTTTGGTGTTATGTTTAGGTTCTCGAAAAACAATACATATGTAGGATTGGGAAATATTCTTTTAGGACTTGGATTTATCTTCCTAGGTATTTCATACATGAAAGAAGGTTTTGATACTTTAAAAGATTCTATTGACTTAGCAGCTTATTCTGTAGGTGGATATTTAGGTATCTTTATTTACATTTTAATTGGAGCAGTATCAACTGTAGTTATTCAATCAAGTTCTGCTACTATGGCTATTATTATTACAGCTTTAGCAGGGGCAAATATTTTATATATAGATGCCTTAGCACTTGCGATTGGAGCAAATGTTGGTACAACAGTTACTGCTGTTTTAGGTTCACTAACATCCAATGAAAATGGTAAAAGACTTGCCTTTGCACACTTTATTTTCAATATCTCAACAGGCTTAATTGCTGTAGTTTTAATATATACACTAAGAGATTTAGTTGAAATACTTTCACCATTACTTGGAATTGCACAAGATAACTATACAATGAAGTTAGCACTATTTCATACTATCTTTAATCTACTTGGAATTATTGCATTATTCCCATTTATTAACTATATTGTTAAGCTTGCAGAAAAGTTTATTACTGATAAGTATCAAAAAAGCTCAAAACCTCTATATCTTGCTGAAGCCAATGTAAAAATTCCATATAATGCTATGGTTTCTATTCAAAAAGAGACTATAAGACTTTATGATAATGCTCAAAAAGCTATCTTACATGCTCTTTCAGTTCATACAAGTCAATTAAATACTAAAGATGATATTAAAAAAGTAGTAAATCAATATACTAAAATAGATACAAACTTAGATGATATCTATCAAAAAGAGCTAAAATCTTTATATAGTGATATTATTGAATATGCTCTTATCTCTCAACAAAATATGACTAAAGAGCAAAGTAAATATGTAACAGATCTGAAACAAATCTCAAGTATAATTATACAAACACTAAAAGATACAAGAGATATTCAAAAAAATATTAACTTCTATCTAAATAGTAAAAATGAACACATTAAAGAAGAATACAGATTTATAAAAGAAGAGATAGTTACTTTTATATTTGAAGTAAACCAATTAAAAAAAGAGTTTGAAAGTGATAGTGTAACTGATGAGTTAGAAGTTTCTACACAAATTCAAGTAGATAAAGAAAGACTTCAAAACCTTGATGTTATTCATAATGGAAGAATTGATTCTTTAATAAAAGAAGAAAAAATCACTTCTAAAATGGCTACATCTGTTATCAATGACACATCAAATGCATATACTATTTGTTCAAACCTTTTAACTATTGCTAATACTCTATTTATTAGAGATAATAAACTAAGAGAGCTAGGAGAAGAAGATGAAGTTAAGTAA
- a CDS encoding 4Fe-4S binding protein, whose amino-acid sequence MVDKINRDKNDIYGMLVLGFLFKNPKFLLTLKLSVFALFLYAMTYGFINTSSENMVTKGVFWNLFWPFFMVITLGTLGRVFCGICPHGFMGKYITKFGLNKKMPKFLANPFIGLLVLFFTWWLVYYMYPSFYKTPIATALVFLVLTIIAMISFFVFEKMSYCKSFCPIGAVTNAFSKVGFTKLETYKDACSSCKTFDCAKACSYDLKPFTFQKKNSMADCTLCMDCSSSCEAVAFKVTKPSSSLLKKFKPRKSDVWALILLTGAISITMGFHHALGRSAIVEEFIWSKTARYFESFINFGTIDTIGLFAFSYAIAFVLMASVGGMFIASKILKVDYEKTFYTLGYAFAPLFIIGGLSHVVEFFFLHYASNIVNGFIQAFSLNFNYMEPLAIRRDSWLHIFKMFNHLAYIWAFIIMIARIKLLDSTKLRKVLAYPFASALIIFYMGLNFYTGYVFKTYGAQKRGGHNHMQHQKQTNNHSSLNIVIIKQENKG is encoded by the coding sequence ATGGTAGATAAAATCAATAGAGATAAAAATGATATCTATGGTATGCTAGTTTTAGGGTTTTTATTTAAAAACCCTAAGTTCTTACTTACTTTAAAACTATCAGTTTTTGCACTATTTTTATATGCAATGACTTATGGTTTTATAAATACTAGTTCTGAAAATATGGTTACTAAAGGGGTTTTCTGGAATCTATTTTGGCCATTTTTTATGGTTATAACTTTAGGAACATTAGGAAGAGTATTCTGTGGAATTTGTCCCCATGGTTTTATGGGGAAATATATCACAAAGTTTGGATTAAATAAAAAAATGCCAAAGTTTTTAGCTAATCCTTTTATAGGTCTTTTAGTTCTATTTTTTACTTGGTGGTTAGTATATTATATGTACCCATCTTTTTATAAAACACCAATAGCAACTGCTTTAGTTTTTTTAGTTTTAACTATTATTGCAATGATTAGCTTCTTTGTTTTTGAAAAGATGTCTTATTGTAAATCTTTTTGTCCTATTGGAGCTGTTACAAATGCTTTTTCTAAAGTAGGTTTTACAAAGCTAGAAACATATAAAGATGCTTGTAGTTCATGTAAAACTTTTGATTGTGCAAAGGCTTGTTCTTATGATTTAAAACCATTTACTTTTCAAAAGAAAAACTCAATGGCTGATTGTACTTTATGTATGGATTGTAGTAGTTCTTGTGAAGCAGTTGCTTTTAAAGTTACAAAACCTTCATCTTCTTTACTTAAAAAATTTAAGCCAAGAAAATCAGATGTTTGGGCATTGATTCTTTTAACTGGTGCTATTTCTATTACAATGGGCTTTCATCATGCTTTAGGAAGAAGTGCAATTGTTGAAGAGTTTATTTGGAGTAAAACAGCAAGATATTTTGAGAGTTTTATTAACTTTGGAACTATTGATACAATAGGTCTATTTGCTTTTTCTTATGCAATTGCTTTTGTACTAATGGCAAGTGTAGGAGGAATGTTTATTGCTTCAAAGATTTTAAAAGTTGACTATGAAAAAACTTTTTATACTTTAGGTTATGCTTTTGCTCCTTTATTTATCATTGGTGGATTATCTCATGTTGTTGAGTTTTTCTTTTTACATTATGCTTCAAATATAGTAAATGGCTTTATTCAAGCCTTTTCTTTAAATTTTAATTATATGGAACCACTTGCTATAAGAAGGGACTCTTGGCTACATATATTCAAAATGTTTAATCATCTTGCATATATTTGGGCATTTATTATTATGATTGCTAGAATCAAACTTCTAGACTCGACAAAACTTAGAAAAGTACTTGCATATCCTTTTGCTTCAGCACTTATAATTTTTTATATGGGGTTAAATTTTTACACAGGTTATGTATTTAAAACATATGGAGCTCAAAAAAGAGGAGGGCACAATCATATGCAACATCAAAAGCAAACAAACAATCACTCTTCTTTAAATATTGTGATAATAAAACAAGAAAACAAGGGATAG
- the exbD gene encoding TonB system transport protein ExbD gives MKIKKFDSINVIPFIDVLLVLLAIVLMTSTFIAKGVISVSLPETKSAQKLKENKEFTIYIDAQNFYYINKNRITFENLEEELLKLKQESLILIRSDKEADFNSFVRVLDFLKSKDFLNISIVTKNE, from the coding sequence ATGAAGATTAAAAAGTTTGATTCAATCAATGTAATTCCTTTTATTGATGTATTATTAGTTCTTTTAGCAATAGTTTTGATGACTTCAACTTTTATTGCTAAAGGAGTTATTTCTGTATCATTACCTGAAACTAAAAGTGCTCAAAAATTAAAAGAGAATAAAGAGTTTACAATCTATATTGATGCACAGAATTTTTATTATATAAATAAAAATAGAATCACTTTTGAAAACTTAGAAGAAGAGCTTTTAAAATTAAAACAAGAGTCACTTATTTTAATAAGAAGTGATAAAGAAGCTGATTTTAACAGTTTTGTTCGTGTGTTAGACTTTTTAAAGTCAAAAGATTTTTTAAATATATCAATAGTGACAAAAAATGAGTAG
- a CDS encoding HAMP domain-containing sensor histidine kinase: MNFKKRNFLITNSIVIVFVLLLSLFLNYYLTSIFGFNQNTFLLITISVLIFGLILYLLLSKSIFEPLFKSDENLQKTVKETLHELNIPISTINLNTQMLEKKISDEKALKRLERIKKASNELLKLYENMEYQIKKEIDKIDITEFSLKEQINNSLEKFSDVKRDINIEVDLKSDVLLKSDINGFEKTIDNLLSNALKYNLEKDGVVKVSFEDTKLIFFNTGKEIDTKNLFIIFEKYFQENSDKEGFGLGLSMVKEFCDKNLISIKIEPTKNGNKFILDLKNIISKK, from the coding sequence TTGAACTTTAAAAAAAGAAATTTTCTTATAACAAACTCTATTGTAATAGTATTTGTACTTTTATTGTCTTTATTTTTAAATTACTATCTAACATCAATATTTGGGTTTAATCAAAATACTTTTTTATTAATAACTATTAGCGTACTAATTTTTGGACTTATTTTATATCTACTACTTAGCAAATCTATTTTTGAGCCACTTTTTAAAAGTGATGAAAATCTACAAAAAACAGTAAAAGAAACTTTGCATGAACTTAATATTCCGATTTCTACTATTAACTTAAATACTCAAATGTTAGAAAAGAAAATTAGCGATGAAAAGGCTTTAAAAAGATTAGAAAGAATTAAAAAAGCTTCAAATGAATTACTAAAGTTATATGAAAATATGGAATATCAAATCAAAAAAGAAATTGATAAAATCGATATCACAGAGTTTAGTTTAAAAGAGCAAATCAACAATAGTTTAGAAAAATTTTCTGATGTTAAAAGAGATATTAATATTGAAGTTGATTTAAAAAGTGATGTATTATTAAAAAGTGATATAAATGGTTTTGAAAAAACTATAGATAATCTTTTATCAAATGCTTTAAAATATAACTTAGAAAAAGATGGAGTTGTTAAAGTTTCATTTGAGGATACAAAACTAATCTTTTTTAATACTGGAAAAGAGATTGATACAAAGAACTTATTTATTATTTTTGAAAAATATTTTCAAGAAAATAGTGATAAAGAAGGTTTTGGGTTAGGTCTTTCTATGGTAAAAGAGTTTTGTGATAAAAACCTTATTTCTATTAAAATAGAACCTACAAAAAATGGTAATAAATTTATTCTAGATTTAAAGAATATAATATCAAAAAAGTAA
- a CDS encoding TonB-dependent receptor, translating into MKIRLSLFTSILLGTSLLANQTVELEKVSVTATKVATASKNVSQSIAIVDEKEIQDKNILNIQEAIGHIPGIQAESSSNSQNPRLIIRGAGLKARYGVREIMVMKDGVPMTDPDSFTRFDYIDMQDVEAIEVQKGPGSINASNTTGGVIQLITKSVFKEDKNSIKIGAGNDNQRNTNFKYRTAIDDSNFMSFSFSSRKNDNDWRENNDFDSTQGSLKYGHIFDDESTLETELAYTESNVNLPSSMTLEEFQEFKASGTQEDTSSQWQHSARDSKILSLNAKYEKEIGNITYKPRFYYNKWEHFHPVTGMINDSDDNQVYGTDLELNFNHSLFSNDAMLVAGVTAKRDITKDSKKYTYEDYSTITEMGWMGPVTKIEQTLSKDKGDLASTEDSDTKLYGIYLMETFKPIEDLAIDISARVDKLKFDISGNELIRYDYSKSNYDTGKGEYSLQKDFTLSSAKLGLNYRLTDFTNIYTSIAKANQAPTGSELESASDDGIDLEKTNSINYEIGLKSRTNTYAYDMALYQNNVEDEIIQVKNANGQTVYSNAGETKKIGFEVSGIYNINKYLSFGANYAYSKFKFKTFEEQVRGVSESRDGNVLPYIPKHQYSLFTTLNLDNGLKARLSTKTWGSYYMDNANTQKYEGYKFVTDLMVGYEKKDHSIQLNIKNLTNKYYAMEASKDVYGNETYKAAAPRSFMLTYAYKF; encoded by the coding sequence ATGAAAATTAGATTATCGCTATTTACTTCAATTTTATTAGGTACTTCACTTTTAGCAAATCAAACAGTAGAGTTAGAAAAAGTATCTGTAACAGCTACAAAAGTTGCAACTGCATCAAAGAATGTATCTCAATCAATTGCAATTGTTGATGAAAAAGAAATCCAAGATAAAAATATTTTAAATATTCAAGAGGCTATTGGGCATATTCCAGGTATTCAAGCTGAGTCTTCAAGTAATTCACAAAATCCAAGGTTAATCATAAGAGGGGCTGGTCTTAAAGCAAGATATGGAGTAAGAGAAATCATGGTTATGAAAGATGGTGTTCCTATGACTGATCCTGATTCATTTACTAGATTTGATTATATTGATATGCAAGATGTAGAGGCAATTGAGGTTCAAAAAGGACCAGGTTCTATTAATGCTTCAAATACAACAGGTGGAGTTATTCAGCTAATTACTAAGTCTGTATTTAAAGAAGATAAAAATAGTATAAAAATAGGTGCAGGAAACGATAATCAAAGAAATACTAATTTTAAATATAGAACAGCTATTGATGATTCTAATTTTATGTCTTTTTCTTTTTCTTCAAGAAAAAATGATAATGATTGGAGAGAAAACAATGATTTTGATTCTACACAAGGAAGTTTAAAATATGGACATATTTTTGATGATGAATCAACATTAGAAACAGAACTTGCATACACTGAATCAAATGTAAACCTTCCTTCTTCTATGACTTTAGAAGAGTTTCAAGAGTTTAAAGCAAGTGGAACACAAGAAGATACTAGCAGCCAATGGCAACATAGTGCGAGAGATTCTAAAATCTTATCTTTAAATGCTAAGTATGAAAAAGAAATAGGAAATATTACATATAAACCAAGATTTTATTATAACAAATGGGAGCATTTTCACCCTGTAACTGGAATGATAAATGATAGTGATGATAATCAAGTTTATGGTACAGATTTAGAACTTAACTTCAATCATTCTCTTTTTTCAAATGATGCTATGTTAGTAGCAGGGGTTACTGCTAAAAGAGATATTACAAAAGACTCAAAAAAATATACTTATGAAGATTATAGCACTATAACAGAAATGGGTTGGATGGGACCTGTGACAAAAATTGAGCAGACTTTATCAAAAGATAAAGGTGATTTAGCTTCTACTGAAGATAGTGATACAAAGCTTTATGGTATCTATTTAATGGAGACATTTAAACCAATAGAAGATTTAGCTATTGATATTAGTGCTAGAGTTGATAAATTAAAGTTTGATATTTCTGGAAATGAATTAATTAGATATGACTATAGTAAATCAAATTATGATACTGGAAAAGGTGAATACTCTTTACAAAAAGATTTCACTTTGTCTTCTGCAAAATTAGGCTTAAACTATAGATTAACAGATTTCACAAATATTTATACTTCTATTGCAAAAGCAAATCAAGCACCAACAGGAAGTGAGTTAGAAAGTGCTAGTGATGATGGAATTGATTTAGAAAAAACAAATAGTATTAACTATGAAATAGGGTTAAAATCAAGAACAAATACATATGCTTATGATATGGCTTTATATCAAAATAATGTAGAAGATGAAATCATTCAAGTAAAAAATGCAAATGGACAGACTGTTTATAGTAATGCCGGTGAAACAAAAAAGATTGGTTTTGAAGTAAGTGGTATTTACAATATCAATAAATATCTATCTTTTGGTGCAAACTATGCTTATAGTAAATTCAAATTTAAAACTTTCGAAGAACAAGTAAGAGGTGTGTCTGAGTCAAGGGATGGAAATGTTTTACCATATATCCCAAAACACCAATATTCATTATTTACAACTCTTAATTTAGACAATGGTTTAAAAGCAAGATTAAGTACTAAAACTTGGGGAAGTTATTATATGGATAATGCAAATACTCAAAAATATGAAGGCTATAAATTTGTAACAGACCTAATGGTAGGTTATGAGAAAAAAGATCATTCAATCCAGTTAAATATCAAGAACTTAACAAACAAATATTATGCAATGGAAGCTAGTAAAGATGTTTATGGAAATGAAACGTATAAAGCAGCAGCTCCAAGAAGTTTCATGTTAACTTATGCTTATAAATTTTAG
- a CDS encoding tRNA (cytidine(34)-2'-O)-methyltransferase — protein MFNIVLHEPRIPGNVGTIGRLAFALNCKLHLIKPYGFGEITEKEVRRAGLDYWFDLEVYEYENIEAFWAKHPLNERHFFATTKTDNLYFEADYEENDFFYFGREDAGLPEEILNKNKEGCITIPMTNDARSLNIANSVSIVAYEALRQNFKELKKNFS, from the coding sequence ATGTTTAATATAGTACTTCATGAACCAAGAATTCCAGGAAATGTTGGAACAATAGGAAGACTTGCTTTTGCTCTTAATTGTAAACTTCATCTTATAAAACCTTATGGTTTTGGTGAAATTACTGAAAAAGAAGTAAGAAGAGCAGGGCTTGATTATTGGTTTGATTTAGAAGTTTATGAGTATGAAAATATTGAGGCTTTCTGGGCAAAACACCCTTTAAATGAAAGACATTTTTTTGCTACAACTAAAACTGATAATCTGTATTTTGAAGCAGACTACGAAGAAAATGACTTTTTCTATTTTGGAAGAGAAGATGCAGGACTTCCAGAAGAGATTTTAAATAAAAATAAAGAGGGTTGTATTACAATTCCAATGACAAATGATGCAAGAAGTTTAAATATTGCAAACTCTGTATCTATTGTTGCTTATGAAGCATTAAGACAAAACTTTAAAGAGCTTAAAAAGAATTTTTCTTAA
- the exbB gene encoding TonB-system energizer ExbB has product MNIELLKNLVDYGVIALLVLMSFIAVMFFIERILFYRKLDVKKYESKKKLEVALTKNLTFIGTIASNSPYIGLLGTVLAIMLTFITMSEGDIEATKIMASLALALKATAIGLVVAIISMIFYNILSRYAEVLESSYED; this is encoded by the coding sequence ATGAATATTGAACTATTAAAAAATCTAGTTGATTATGGTGTGATTGCTTTACTTGTACTTATGAGTTTTATTGCAGTTATGTTTTTTATAGAAAGAATTCTTTTTTATAGAAAACTTGATGTGAAAAAATATGAATCAAAAAAGAAATTAGAAGTAGCCTTAACAAAAAACTTAACATTTATAGGAACTATTGCTTCTAACTCACCATATATTGGTTTACTTGGGACAGTTCTTGCAATCATGCTTACTTTTATAACTATGAGTGAAGGAGACATTGAAGCAACTAAGATTATGGCTTCTTTAGCCCTTGCACTTAAAGCAACAGCAATAGGACTTGTTGTAGCAATTATATCAATGATTTTTTATAATATTTTATCAAGATATGCAGAGGTTTTAGAAAGTAGCTATGAAGATTAA